The Hypanus sabinus isolate sHypSab1 chromosome 24, sHypSab1.hap1, whole genome shotgun sequence genome contains the following window.
tggggaatggagggacatgggtgGGACGGGATTTGGTTTAATTCAGTTTCGCATTCGGTACAGACATGATAGGCAGACGGGTCGATCTGGGCTCGTTTCGAGATTGCTGCCTCCTCGGATATcacaggacccccccccccaccacccccagtgTGGTGAAAAGGGGCAAGATCTCAAGCTGGCGGAAGCCCCTCTGCCGGCACTCCCTCCACAGTCAGCGGCTCGTCAAGTTCAGAAactcccacccacacacccaaTGGCACGGTTCCTCGTCACTCACCCACGAAACGGCCCATCATGTGCGGCtggtggtgtggggagggagcAAGCCGCAGCAGCTCCTCCCCGCGGGGCACTGTCGGGTAGTTGATGGCCTGGACGTAGATGCCGTGCTGGCTCAGGAGGACGTCAGAGATCTCCGTGTTCTTGGCGGCATCACCCACCTTTCGGGACAAACAGCGGCCGGTTAAAGGCAGCACCTTCCCGCCCCCACTCCTCCCCAGACCTTCTCCACCCCGTGTGGCGGCCGGTTCGGATCCTAGAAGGATCTTGTCTTGGCACGGTGGTGTAGTGTTTCACACTACCAGCGATCGGGGTTCAAATCCCGCCGCTCTCTGTAAGGAATTAGCACGATCTCTCCATGACCGTGTAGGCTTCCATTCACATTCCAAAGGTGCATATGTTCAGgatggtaagttgtgggcatgctacactgGCGCGGAGCACCATTGCTTGCACAGGGGAATCCCCCAAGTTAAGAGAGGGTGCAGTAACTAATTGTAACCCAAAACTTGGCCTATCGCACACAAACTGCGGGACGGACACCAAGATTGAAAGCGGCTCTGCTAGTTGGGATGTGAGGAACACACAAACCTCATaaagacagcggcgggaattgaacccgggtcgcctgaGCCGTAAActcattgcgctaaccactacgctaccacgcCCCATCTtaaaggggtggtgagggagctATTTTTCACTGATTACTCTAGTGCGACCCGTTAGTGTTCATTGGTGACATCACCTCAGTTTGGTGTCCCTGGTTATCGATGAGATTATCGTGTATCCCGGTTAACGATAAGATTACCACATCTCCTGGTACTGGTACTGGCTAACCAGGTTCTACAGTGAGATTTCTCCAGCGTGTATCGCTGGATTTATGGTGAGACGATATCAGCCCGTTGTACAGGGACAGGAGAGACGGCAGGCTCTGGTATATGGAGTTACACAGAGAACGCCGAGGCgtctcagcgggtcagacagcatccacagGGGAAGAAAAATAAACAATCAACGTCACGCACTGAGACCTTTCACCTGGACTGACCcggaaggtctcggcctgaaaaataAAATGACCGTCCACTTCCTTCCAGGGATGCTGCCCAACTCGGGGATCAACTCCGGTGCTCTGCGTGTTTAACCCTGGTTATTGGTGAGATTGCCAGGCCCGGTGTCTCCGGTTAGGGGCGCGAGGTCCCCCATCCTCCCCCACTTCCCCAACCCCCGGGCGTTGTAATGGCGCACCGCACTCACCCGGATGGGGATGATGTGGCTGGGGCAATTGATGATGGGCAGTCCCGCGTCCACCAACAGTTGTCTCATGTACCGGACGTTGCGCTGATGGGCGCGCCTCAGCAGCCGGCCCTCCTGGCCCCGCAGAGTGCGCACGGACTCCAGGGCGCCGGCCAGCGCCATGGGAGGCAGTGCCGTGGTGAAGATGAAGCCGGCGGCGAAGGAGCGCACAGCGTCCACCAGCGCGGCCGTGCTGGCGATGTAGCCTCCAACGCAGCCGAAGGCTTTCCCTGTCGACAAGAGGAGACGGGTCACGGTCGGCTCTCACACACCCCACTCCCAGCCCCCGACGGTTTCCTTACTTCCTGCCTCGCTCCTCCCGATTACTTCAGTGGAAGTAATCTCACCTCTCTCTGTTcaactccctctccccttccgtctctctctctctccctccccacccctttcccCTATTTCCATCCACCTTCTCCCTACCCTCCACTTCCTCGCcatttccctcccctctctcccctcttctacTTCTCCCTCACTTTCCTCCCTCACCGCCCTGTCTTCCGTTCTGTTTCTTCCCCGtctcttcccctctccttaccaattcccttcccctccatttccctcccctctcctcttgcTCTTCCCCTTCGACCCCCACTTCCCTCCCTTCCCTACTTCCCCACCctctctgctccctctctcttgccCACATTCCCACCTCTACCCTCAACCATCTTCTTTCCTTCTGTTTCACAACGCCATATTATGCAGGCTTTTCAGCCCCACACTGTCTGTTCTGatcacaatgccaaattaaattaagTCCCGTCTACCCGCACAAggtgcatatccctccatttttctcgcACATTCAGCCTGTTTAATAACCTTTTAGACTTCTCTATCGTATCTACTCCCTCTACCGCcctccctggcagcacattccagacacccaccacactCTCTGTAACAAAACTTGCCTCTCACGTCTCTCTTAAACTTATCTCCTTTTACTTCTAATGTCCGTTCTCTAACAATTGACATTCCCACCCCGGGGAAAACAAGATCCTTACTGTCCACCGTAACTCTGCCTCTTGCAGTTCTACAAACTTCCCTCAGGTGTCCCCTCAGCCTCCCACgccccagagaaaacaacccaccgAGAAACTCCCAGCCTTCATCCCCCGAGAGTCAAATCACCATCCTCCGAGACTATAGAGCAGTCCAGCATAGATGTCTGTACCGTTCGGCCCACAGTGTATGTACTGAACACGATATTGAGCCTGAACGtggacaatatccctccatttcctgcattttCATGTCTAGCGGCTTCATAAACGCCTCCACCCTTGGAAccacattccaagcacccacctcTCTGTATGTGAAAACTCCCCgcgcatctcctttgaactttccccagctcaccttaaatgcatgccctctggtattggataGTAGGGTGGGGGTGGGACATCTGCCTACCTTATCAGCACACAcaggatactggaggaactcagcaggccaggcagcatctatggaggagagtaagcagttgacttctcgggccgaaacccttcatcaggactgttgtggggtctcggcccgaaacgtcgactgttttactctttggattttcagcacctgcggATTCTCTCGTGTTTCTGTCTACCCTCTCTCTTTCATAAAATCCCAGGTTTCACCTCGGTCTCCACCgccccagagaaaacaacccaattttatccaatctctccttctagctcaccccctctaatccaggcagcatcttggtcacCCTCGCCGAAAACCCTACATCCCTCCCTTAGacggggtgaccaaaactgcacccagGACTCCAAGTTCACCCTCACAAAGTTACAGAATGATTCTTCTGCATTCTCCTGAACATCCTGAAATCAGAagggctcaaagttcaaagtgaatttattatcaaagtatacgcacatcaccatatataaccttgaAATGTATTTTCTCACGGGCATAATCAATAGAACTGCAATAGAATGATAACCATGatataatcaatgaaaggccatgcCGACTTGGACGTTCACCAGTGTGCCAACTACGCAAAcacaaataaataataatcatGAATGAATGAGCAACAAAGATCGAAAAATGATATGAAGAGtcactgaaagtgagtccacagggtGTGGGATTATCTCAATGATGGTGCAAGTGGAGCTGAATGAAGTACAGTTATCCCCTGTGGTTCCTCCACGCgagccacaaccttgtcatggggttcggaggcttgcgtgcctcaaggacccggagagctatgttggccggAGTCGGGGTTTTATGTCTCAGCTCTTGGTaaggtcactcatgccaaacacaTCGCTGCGTAGTGATCCACTGCTCCACTTTGTTCCCTTGTGATCActgtgtggccactttattaggttcaggaTGAaaaatgatgggctgaatggcccagttCAGTCCCCGGccgcttgcttgcttgctttattgattgattgagatacagcacagagtaggtctTTACGTCCCTTTGAGCTACACCGCCCAGTCACCCCTGATATAACCCCAGCTTAAttacgggataatttacaattaaTCGGTCAACCGGTACATCTTGGGATTGTGGGACGAAACCGGAACACCCGTAgcaaacccacgtggttacgggcagaacatgcaaactccttacagacagcggctggTACCGTATAGCATTGTGCTGACCAGTACACTAACCACGActgaagaatagggttgagatcTCATAGGATACGATTCTATGATTGATTCTCATAGaataaccatgatggaatggtgcagcaggaTTTATGGACTGAATGACTTAATtatgctcctgtgtctcatggaATGGGATTGGGAGGGATAGTATCTCTgccatggaatggcagaacagtctTGATGGCCGAatgacctgattctgctcctatgtcttaagctcTGAAATTTGTTGGGTTCCGTGGGatataataaatacataaatagagGAATAGCCAGGAGAGGAATAACGAGGTAATTGTCCATGGACCAATcagaaagaggggaagaagctgttcctaaagcgtCGTGTGGGTCCAATACCTCCTCCCCAGTGGTAGAAATGGGGGCAGCACGATAGCGAAGGGGTTAGCGTAATTATGGCACCatgagttcaattcccgctgtcTGTACGTTCACCCCGTAGTCgcgcgggtttcctcccacgttcctacatcggtaggttaattggtcacatgggtgtaattccGCGGCGTAGActtgttgggccgaagggcctgctacCGGCCGTATcgcgaaataaataaataaagaaagaagaTGCCTCGTCTTGGATGGTGTGGCCCCTTAGtaatagatgccacctttttgagctCGCTCATTTGCTCGTCTTTGCTATTTATGTTTCCGTTCAACCGCCTTTTAAACTTTGTTAAcgaacctgcctcaatgacttcctctggcagctggttccGGACAGCTACCACCCcctgctttaaaaaaaactacGCCCCTCGGGTTTCTTTTAAAATCCGCCCCCGCATCCACCCGCCCTTCCCCGTCCCCGTACCTGCGGTGAGTGGGAAAGAGCCATCTCTGACTTACCGAGTGTTCCCGACACGATGTCCAGTTTGTGGAGGACGCCGTCCCGCTCTCCAATCCCGGCGCCCTGGGCCCCGTACAACCCCACCGCGTGCACCTCGTCCACGAAGGTGATTGCCCCGTAGCTGTGCGCGACATCGCACAACTCCTCCAGGGGGCAGATTGCACCTGAGCGGAACAGAAAGGGTAGCATAAAGACATGGTCCATTTGCGCAGTTTCGGGCACCATATcgaagaagggatgtgctggcattggagagggtccagaggatgttcacaaggatgatcccaggaattaaagggttaacgaacgacgagcgtttgatagctctgggcctgtactcgctggagcttaAAAGAATGATAGCGGATCTTAATGAACCTgcggaatattgaaaggccgagatagagtgggcatggagaggatgcatcctatagtggggacagtccaggaccagaaggcacaacctcagagtggagggacatccatttagaacagagatgaggaggaattgctttaaccagagggtggtgagactgAGATTTTCACAGACGGCAATGTAGGCCAAGtcaattgggtatatttatactgataggttcttgattagtaaaggcgtcACAGGTTATGGGGataaaacaggagaatggggttgagagggagaataaatcagctatgatggaatggcggaggagCCTCGATGGTTtaattctgcccctgtgtctTATGGAAAGCCGATGCAATTTTTATAGACTGAGTTTAAAGTTGACTCCCCTCCAGCCAGCCCGTCTGAGCAGCCGGGCTCTGTCTGGCTCTGCATGCGCCGGTTCCTTACCATCCATCGAATGCACCGTCTCAAATGCCACGATCTTTGGAGTCTTGGGGTCCGACTGCCTCAGCAGTTGCTCCAGGTGCTGGGCGTCGTTGTGCCGGAAGACGAACTTGGGCACCCTGCTGTTCCTGATGCCCTGGATCATGGAGGCGTGGTTCCCAGCGTCGGAATAGATCTCACAACCTGTCGCATTCAGACGCGCTCTTAAACAGTTTGCTTGCCCTCTTTCACTCTCCTCCCTCCACTTCCCCTCCCCTTacctccccttccttttctcaCCCTCCCCTCATCccattcctcttcctctctcttcccttccccctcacctttcCCACCTTacatctctccccctcaccctccactctcctcactcgcttccctcctctccccttctctccactGCCCCTCCCCTACCCCCTTCTCTCTGTTGCCCCATTttctcctctccctgtccccctccctcccctccattccctctcccctccccctccctccactccctctccctccccctccctccactccctctctccccttcctcccctccttcccccacctccccctccctccccctctcacccttccttccttcccctttctccctcttcctcttttccctcccccgGCCACTGCCCCTGCCCCCTTCGTGCCTCATACCGGGCAACATCTTGGCCAGGGTGAAGAGGGTGGAGTCGTTGGCCACGAAGCAGGACGAGAAGAGGAGGGCGGCGTCCTTCCGGTGAAGGCTCGCCAGTTCCCGTTCCAGATCCACGTGGAACTTGCTGGTCCCCGAGATATTGCGCGTCCCTCCGGCCCCTGCGCCGTGCTGCTGCACCGTCTCCCTGCGGGTAGCGCACGAATCACGGCCGGTACGCCATCTGGAAGCTTCCTAAATAATACCAGAGGGCCGAGGCCTATGGGGATCTGGCACACGGCTGGGGCAGATCAGCCGTGGTCGTATTGAACAGTTGGGGTCTGTGCGTTGTGCATTCTCGTGTGGTGCCTCATTTTAGTGGGAAGGAGGGTATGGATTGGGCAAGAATCAATCTAAGTCGTCTAAGAGGTGTGGGTGGCAGATTATTGGCGCGTGCATTAAAGCACTtgttctggtgtgtgtgtgtgtgtgtgtgtgtgtgtgtgtgtgtgtgtgtgtgtgtgtgtttgtgtgtgtgtgtgtgtgtgtgtgtgtttgtgtgtgtgtgtgtgtgtgtgtgtgtgtgtttgtgtgtgtgtgtgtgtgtgtgtgtgtgtgtgtgtgtgtgtgtgtgtgtgtgtgtgtgtgtgtgtgtgtttgtgtgtgtgtgtgtgtgtgtgtgtgtttgtgtgtgtgtgtgtttgtgtgtgtgtgagtgtgtgtgtgtgtgtgtgtgtgtgtgtgtgtgtgtttgtgtgtgtgtgtgtgtgtgtgtgtttgtgtgtgtgtgagtgtgtgtgtgtgtgtgtgtgtgtgtttgtgtgtgtgtttgtgtgtgtgtgtgtgtgtgtttgtgtgtgtgtgtgtgtgtgtgtgtttgtgtgtgtgtgtgtgtgtgtgtgtgtgtttgtgtgtttgtgtgtatttgtgtgtgtgtgtgtgtgtgtgtttgtgtgtgtgtgtgtgtgtgtgtgtgtgtgtgtgtgtgtgtgtgtgtgtgtgtgtgtgtgtttgtgtgtgtgtgtgtgtttgtgtgtgtgtttgtgtgtgtgtgtgtgtgtgtgtgtgtgtgtttgtgtgtgtgtgtgtttgtgtgtgtgtgagtgtgtgtgtgtgtgtgtgtgtgtgtgtgtgtgtgtgtgtgtgtgtgtgagtgtgtgtgtgtgtgtgtgtgtgtgtttgtgtgtgtgtttgtgtttgtgtgtgtgtgtgtgtttgtgtgtgtgtgtgtgtgtgtgtgtttgtgtgtgtgtgagtgtgtgtgtgtgtgtgtgtgtgtgtttgtgtgtgtgtttgtgtgtgtgtgtgtgtgtgtttggtgtgtgtgtgtgtgtgtgtgtgtttgtgtgtgtgtgtgtgtgtgtgtgtgtgtgtttgtgtgtttgtgtgtatttgtgtgtgtgtgtgtgtgtgtgtgtgtttgtgtgtgtgtgtgtgtttgtgtgtgtgtgtgtgtgtttgtgtgtgtgtgtgtgtgtgtgtgtgtgtgtttgtgtgtgtgtgtgtgtgtgtgtgtgtgtgcgtgtgtgtgtgtgtgtgtgttgtgtgtgtgtgagtgtgtgtgtgtgtgtgtgtgtgtgtttgtgtgtgtgtttgtgtgtgtgtgtgtgtgtttgtgtgtgtgtgtgtgtggtgtgtgtttgtgtgtgtgt
Protein-coding sequences here:
- the LOC132380642 gene encoding 5-aminolevulinate synthase, erythroid-specific, mitochondrial-like isoform X2; the encoded protein is MMGFFAHTCPFLLRVPRIFIQRAGPSLAVYAQRCPVMSRGVATSILNLQWAKENESSGAGGFPSPLLASAKTMTHSGSQVVSSNCPFAELEVQGGLSTLICKASLEVQEDVAVMVPRRELLTQTEAILDWQPEQDNEVQDRKQAITHLLQDNMDRDNAFDYDGFFELKIEEKKEDHTYRVFKTVNRKAEEYPFAEHYAEPMAEGHDVSVWCSNDYLGMSRHPRVLKAIMETVQQHGAGAGGTRNISGTSKFHVDLERELASLHRKDAALLFSSCFVANDSTLFTLAKMLPGCEIYSDAGNHASMIQGIRNSRVPKFVFRHNDAQHLEQLLRQSDPKTPKIVAFETVHSMDGAICPLEELCDVAHSYGAITFVDEVHAVGLYGAQGAGIGERDGVLHKLDIVSGTLGKAFGCVGGYIASTAALVDAVRSFAAGFIFTTALPPMALAGALESVRTLRGQEGRLLRRAHQRNVRYMRQLLVDAGLPIINCPSHIIPIRVGDAAKNTEISDVLLSQHGIYVQAINYPTVPRGEELLRLAPSPHHQPHMMGRFVDCLVGVWKDLGLPIQHLSPTTCSFCQRPLHFELMSEWERTYFGGSEGQYITGCA